One Drosophila subobscura isolate 14011-0131.10 chromosome U, UCBerk_Dsub_1.0, whole genome shotgun sequence DNA window includes the following coding sequences:
- the LOC117901592 gene encoding SUN domain-containing ossification factor isoform X2: MLLQFAVKFICSISTVFMSFPEIITELPTVTVTELPLDRLKNRLESVILEEIQSPTSNKSEEQQQQQEQEEQTLQPLFEAVKEVPQKDEQMPKINDPGGGYDLDGLVASAEALGAAGDDGTGNGTSEEQQTGGVAGVAEGTTNDTMAPKANLTKANEEVPMPVFSEWAQKQMEAEASREQAMELEQQVANNSAQRRNNTGSASGKPSTLKLRSKNYASPDCGAKIIASNGDATNTGAVLTQSSDEYMLSTCGSRIWFVVELCEAIQAQKVELANFELFSSSPKNFTVAVSKRFPTRDWSNVGRFAAEDKRTVQTFELHPHLFGKFVRVDIHSHYSKEHFCPVSLFRVFGTSEFEAFETEIRPSDEMDDFDDDFEQGSSHKGNAGGGGGGGIFQSASDAVISMVKKAAEVLVKPTKAFKWSAESLLCRTPTFGSFSCASCNSTLVQRINSLLSCQFQQLQGLLNHSQLRADLLQSGVCQEEYGIGLWSSNQSSGLAKRQSYFLSMLPAEHVGAMCKLLQAEQNNTVDQQLEATPELKPPPEPAQENATAATETRSSSSSQQELIVEKPMENQASLEIVTPEAVDSQELPSIGEQSQPSATATAATTNSTPADVNIFNVPAELEELELPVAPTQPTVSSAPVTPTLVESPSDVEATTMAPSSSELPHNAELAIEDSNPANWESLDNLLTTTVASITAGGSAAAAAAAAVAGNGNGNHLGVGVGVGTAGAGAGGIGSNVNLQQKLTNGAQSESVFIRLSNRIKALERNMSLSGQYLEELSRRYKKQVEELQQTLTQQTLTVRSLEDQSRRYIEQEQLYQQQSAELAGEVRALSYQVQACILVIIIVGSFIFLMLVLGTVYYRKLRRQTQQLKEDQPSSQARAAKPKLDRRKSYEQMLNQPSPKQRRPSEEAMLILKDCGDSQHVGGCQELASRQRKISVCYGSNNNIAANMMSGNPNLRASLHRRKGAKHSWHNSLDTTEMQASAGEQLDTFFDADTLKSLKQQPSSSLSGGMKASKKKSLQQQLALKRQESAPASMMQNELALEEEPTSQSDFDESLMLDDDDLANFIPTSDLAYNEFMPEGPSGYLVLDAVDGKSNGAEQPQLQKQATKKSRRLSSPAFFKSPFSKSKNKGGSFNGFGGIKNSHSVHESTSWEWYRLKRSEKQQQQQPHHHSKQTKSLPNSSLDSSSLSEVNFPLNSNSNSTQNSFRILGEAIRSSGECSSITPNGNGQAGGSSSGSNSGGSTTSSTTKKKQRAFNNLFRKVF, encoded by the exons ATGCTGCTACAATTCGCTGTGAAGTTCATTTGTT CCATATCAACGGTATTTATGAG CTTTCCAGAGATCATAACGGAGCTGCCAACTGTCACAGTTACGGAGCTGCCGCTGGATCGCCTCAAGAATCGTCTGGAATCTGTTATACTCGAGGAGATACAGTCACCGACGAGCAACAAAAGcgaggagcaacaacaacagcaggagcaggaggagcaaacGCTGCAGCCACTGTTTGAGGCAGTCAAGGAAGTGCCTCAGAAGG ATGAACAAATGCCGAAAATCAATGATCCCGGTGGAGGCTATGATCTGGATGGATTGGTTGCATCAGCAGAGGCTCTGGGCGCTGCAGGAGATGACGGCACTGGGAATGGGACCAGCGAAGAGCAGCAAACTGGAGGAGTAGCAGGAGTTGCAGAGGGAACAACAAATGACACAATGGCCCCAAAGGCAAATCTGACTAAAGCGAATGAAGAGGTGCCCATGCCCGTGTTCTCCGAGTGGgcgcaaaagcaaatggaGGCGGAAGCGAGTCGCGAGCAGGCCATGGAGCTGGAACAGCAGGTGGCCAATAATTCAGCACAGCGAAGGAACAACACGGGATCGGCGAGTGGCAAACCATCGACACTGAAGCTGCGCTCCAAGAACTATGCCTCGCCCGATTGTGGTGCGAAGATCATTGCCTCGAATGGCGATGCCACCAACACAGGCGCCGTGTTGACCCAATCCAGCGATGAGTACATGCTGAGCACGTGCGGCAGTCGCATTTGGTTCGTCGTGGAGCTGTGCGAGGCCATACAAGCCCAAAAGGTGGAACTGGCCAACTTTGAGCTGTTCAGCTCATCGCCCAAGAACTTTACGGTGGCCGTTTCGAAGCGATTTCCCACACGCGACTGGAGCAATGTGGGACGCTTTGCGGCGGAGGATAAGCGCACGGTGCAGACGTTTGAGTTGCATCCACATTTATTTGGGAAATTCGTACGCGTGGACATACATTCGCACTACTCCAAGGAGCATTTCTGTCCCGTTTCGCTGTTCCGTGTGTTTGGCACCTCCGAGTTTGAGGCATTCGAAACGGAGATACGTCCCAGCGATGAGATGGATGACtttgatgatgattttgagcagggcagcagccacaaaggcaacgctggcggcggcggcggtggtgggaTCTTTCAAAGCGCCTCCGATGCGGTCATATCAATGGTCAAGAAAGCCGCCGAAGTGCTGGTGAAACCCACAAAGGCATTTAAATGGTCCGCAGAGTCGCTGCTCTGCCGGACGCCCACTTTTGGCTCCTTTAGCTGTGCCAGCTGCAACTCTACGCTGGTGCAGCGTATCAACAGTCTGCTGTCGTGTCAGTTTCAGCAGCTCCAAGGGCTGCTCAATCACAGTCAACTGCGGGCGGATCTGCTGCAGAGTGGCGTGTGCCAGGAGGAGTATGGCATTGGCCTGTGGAGCAGCAATCAATCGAGTGGCCTGGCCAAGCGGCAGAGTTACTTTCTGAGCATGCTGCCAGCGGAGCATGTGGGTGCCATGTGCAAGCTGCTCCAGGCAGAGCAAAACAACACCGTGGATCAGCAGTTGGAAGCGACACCAGAACTGAAGCCgccgccagagccagcgcaGGAGAATGCCACAGCGGCAACAGagacgaggagcagcagcagcagccagcaggaatTGATTGTAGAAAAACCCATGGAAAACCAAGCAAGCCTCGAAATTGTAACGCCCGAGGCTGTGGATAGCCAAGAGCTGCCCTCAATCGGGGAACAATCCCAGCCCTCAGCGACCGCAACTGCCGCCACAACGAACTCCACGCCCGCAGATGTGAATATATTCAATGTGCCCGCAGAGCTGGAGGAACTGGAGCTGCCTGTGGCGCCCACCCAGCCAACAGTCTCCTCGGCACCTGTTACACCCACTCTGGTGGAGTCGCCCAGCGATGTGGAAGCCACAACAATGGCGCCCAGCTCCAGCGAATTGCCGCACAACGCTGAACTGGCCATCGAGGACAGCAATCCCGCCAATTGGGAGAGTCTGGACAATCTGTTGACCACCACAGTGGCCTCCATAACCGCAGGAGGTagtgcagccgctgccgctgcagcagccgtggcgggcaatggaaatgggaacCATTTGGGTGTAGGCGTTGGCGTAGGCACtgccggagctggagcaggcggCATTGGATCCAATGTGAATCTGCAACAGAAGCTAACGAATGGCGCGCAGTCGGAGAGTGTATTCATACGCCTCTCCAATCGCATCAAG GCGCTCGAGAGGAACATGTCGCTGTCTGGGCAGTATCTGGAGGAGCTGTCGCGCCGCTACAAGAagcaggtggaggagctgcagcagacgcTTACGCAACAGACGCTGACGGTGCGCTCGCTGGAGGACCAGAGCAGGCGATACatcgagcaggagcagctctaCCAGCAGCAAAGTGCCGAGCTGGCCGGCGAGGTGCGTGCGCTGAGCTACCAAGTGCAGGCCTGCATTctcgtcatcatcattgtgGGCAGCTTTATCTTTCTGATGCTCGTGCTGGGCACTGTCTACTACCGCAAGTTGCGCCGCCAGACGCAGCAGCTCAAGGAGGATCAGCCATCCAGCCAGGCTAGGGCAGCCAAACCGAAGCTGGATCGTCGCAAATCCTACGAACAGATGCTCAACCAGCCCTCGCCCAAGCAGCGCCGACCCAGCGAGGAGGCAATGCTCATACTGAAGGACTGCGGCGATAGCCAGCATGTGGGTGGCTGCCAGGAGctggccagcaggcagcgcaaGATATCCGTGTGctatggcagcaacaacaacattgctGCCAATATGATGAGTGGAAATCCCAATCTACGAGCCTCGCTGCATCGCCGCAAGGGCGCGAAACATTCGTGGCACAACAGCTTGGACACGACGGAGATGCAAGCCAGTGCCGGCGAGCAGCTGGACACGTTCTTCGATGCGG ACACTCTAAAGAGCctgaagcagcagccgtcGTCATCGTTGTCGGGTGGTATGAAGGCCAGCAAAAAGAAGTCGCTGCAACAGCAGTTGGCGCTCAAGCGGCAGGAGTCGGCGCCGGCTAGCATGATGCAGAATGAGCTGGCCCTGGAGGAGGAGCCCACATCGCAGAGCGATTTCGATGAGAGTCTAATGCTGGACGATGATGATTTGGCCAACTTTATACCCACCAGCGATCTGGCCTACAACGAGTTCATGCCAGAGGGTCCCTCCGGCTACCTCGTGCTGGATGCGGTCGATGGCAAGTCCAATGGCgcggagcagccgcagctgcagaagcaggCAACCAAGAAGTCGCGAAGGCTGTCCTCGCCTGCCTTCTTCAAGTCGCCGTTCAGCAAGAGCAAGAACAAGGGCGGCAGCTTCAATGGCTTTGGCGGCATCAAGAACAGCCATTCGGTGCACGAGTCCACCTCATGGGAGTGGTATCGCCTGAAGCGCAgcgagaagcagcaacagcagcagccgcatcatcATTCAAAGCAGACCAAAAGTCTGCCCAATTCCAGCCTGGATAGCTCCTCGCTGTCCGAGGTGAATTTTCCACTCAATTCGAACTCCAATTCGACACAAAACTCATTTCGCATACTCGGCGAGGCCATACGCTCCTCGGGGGAGTGCAGCAGCATAACACCGAATGGTAATGGCCAAgcgggtggcagcagcagcggcagcaacagcggcggcagcaccacctcctccaccacgaagaagaagcagcgcgcttttaataatttatttcgcAAAGTTTTTTGA
- the LOC117901592 gene encoding SUN domain-containing ossification factor isoform X1, which yields MLLQFAVKFICCELKKLKTNLTMFLIFFWIIWFSQIIAISTVFMSFPEIITELPTVTVTELPLDRLKNRLESVILEEIQSPTSNKSEEQQQQQEQEEQTLQPLFEAVKEVPQKDEQMPKINDPGGGYDLDGLVASAEALGAAGDDGTGNGTSEEQQTGGVAGVAEGTTNDTMAPKANLTKANEEVPMPVFSEWAQKQMEAEASREQAMELEQQVANNSAQRRNNTGSASGKPSTLKLRSKNYASPDCGAKIIASNGDATNTGAVLTQSSDEYMLSTCGSRIWFVVELCEAIQAQKVELANFELFSSSPKNFTVAVSKRFPTRDWSNVGRFAAEDKRTVQTFELHPHLFGKFVRVDIHSHYSKEHFCPVSLFRVFGTSEFEAFETEIRPSDEMDDFDDDFEQGSSHKGNAGGGGGGGIFQSASDAVISMVKKAAEVLVKPTKAFKWSAESLLCRTPTFGSFSCASCNSTLVQRINSLLSCQFQQLQGLLNHSQLRADLLQSGVCQEEYGIGLWSSNQSSGLAKRQSYFLSMLPAEHVGAMCKLLQAEQNNTVDQQLEATPELKPPPEPAQENATAATETRSSSSSQQELIVEKPMENQASLEIVTPEAVDSQELPSIGEQSQPSATATAATTNSTPADVNIFNVPAELEELELPVAPTQPTVSSAPVTPTLVESPSDVEATTMAPSSSELPHNAELAIEDSNPANWESLDNLLTTTVASITAGGSAAAAAAAAVAGNGNGNHLGVGVGVGTAGAGAGGIGSNVNLQQKLTNGAQSESVFIRLSNRIKALERNMSLSGQYLEELSRRYKKQVEELQQTLTQQTLTVRSLEDQSRRYIEQEQLYQQQSAELAGEVRALSYQVQACILVIIIVGSFIFLMLVLGTVYYRKLRRQTQQLKEDQPSSQARAAKPKLDRRKSYEQMLNQPSPKQRRPSEEAMLILKDCGDSQHVGGCQELASRQRKISVCYGSNNNIAANMMSGNPNLRASLHRRKGAKHSWHNSLDTTEMQASAGEQLDTFFDADTLKSLKQQPSSSLSGGMKASKKKSLQQQLALKRQESAPASMMQNELALEEEPTSQSDFDESLMLDDDDLANFIPTSDLAYNEFMPEGPSGYLVLDAVDGKSNGAEQPQLQKQATKKSRRLSSPAFFKSPFSKSKNKGGSFNGFGGIKNSHSVHESTSWEWYRLKRSEKQQQQQPHHHSKQTKSLPNSSLDSSSLSEVNFPLNSNSNSTQNSFRILGEAIRSSGECSSITPNGNGQAGGSSSGSNSGGSTTSSTTKKKQRAFNNLFRKVF from the exons ATGCTGCTACAATTCGCTGTGAAGTTCATTTGTTGTGAGTTGAAAAAGTTGAAAACGAATTTAACGATGTTTTTAATATTCTTCTGGATTATATGGTTCTCACAAATAATAGCCATATCAACGGTATTTATGAG CTTTCCAGAGATCATAACGGAGCTGCCAACTGTCACAGTTACGGAGCTGCCGCTGGATCGCCTCAAGAATCGTCTGGAATCTGTTATACTCGAGGAGATACAGTCACCGACGAGCAACAAAAGcgaggagcaacaacaacagcaggagcaggaggagcaaacGCTGCAGCCACTGTTTGAGGCAGTCAAGGAAGTGCCTCAGAAGG ATGAACAAATGCCGAAAATCAATGATCCCGGTGGAGGCTATGATCTGGATGGATTGGTTGCATCAGCAGAGGCTCTGGGCGCTGCAGGAGATGACGGCACTGGGAATGGGACCAGCGAAGAGCAGCAAACTGGAGGAGTAGCAGGAGTTGCAGAGGGAACAACAAATGACACAATGGCCCCAAAGGCAAATCTGACTAAAGCGAATGAAGAGGTGCCCATGCCCGTGTTCTCCGAGTGGgcgcaaaagcaaatggaGGCGGAAGCGAGTCGCGAGCAGGCCATGGAGCTGGAACAGCAGGTGGCCAATAATTCAGCACAGCGAAGGAACAACACGGGATCGGCGAGTGGCAAACCATCGACACTGAAGCTGCGCTCCAAGAACTATGCCTCGCCCGATTGTGGTGCGAAGATCATTGCCTCGAATGGCGATGCCACCAACACAGGCGCCGTGTTGACCCAATCCAGCGATGAGTACATGCTGAGCACGTGCGGCAGTCGCATTTGGTTCGTCGTGGAGCTGTGCGAGGCCATACAAGCCCAAAAGGTGGAACTGGCCAACTTTGAGCTGTTCAGCTCATCGCCCAAGAACTTTACGGTGGCCGTTTCGAAGCGATTTCCCACACGCGACTGGAGCAATGTGGGACGCTTTGCGGCGGAGGATAAGCGCACGGTGCAGACGTTTGAGTTGCATCCACATTTATTTGGGAAATTCGTACGCGTGGACATACATTCGCACTACTCCAAGGAGCATTTCTGTCCCGTTTCGCTGTTCCGTGTGTTTGGCACCTCCGAGTTTGAGGCATTCGAAACGGAGATACGTCCCAGCGATGAGATGGATGACtttgatgatgattttgagcagggcagcagccacaaaggcaacgctggcggcggcggcggtggtgggaTCTTTCAAAGCGCCTCCGATGCGGTCATATCAATGGTCAAGAAAGCCGCCGAAGTGCTGGTGAAACCCACAAAGGCATTTAAATGGTCCGCAGAGTCGCTGCTCTGCCGGACGCCCACTTTTGGCTCCTTTAGCTGTGCCAGCTGCAACTCTACGCTGGTGCAGCGTATCAACAGTCTGCTGTCGTGTCAGTTTCAGCAGCTCCAAGGGCTGCTCAATCACAGTCAACTGCGGGCGGATCTGCTGCAGAGTGGCGTGTGCCAGGAGGAGTATGGCATTGGCCTGTGGAGCAGCAATCAATCGAGTGGCCTGGCCAAGCGGCAGAGTTACTTTCTGAGCATGCTGCCAGCGGAGCATGTGGGTGCCATGTGCAAGCTGCTCCAGGCAGAGCAAAACAACACCGTGGATCAGCAGTTGGAAGCGACACCAGAACTGAAGCCgccgccagagccagcgcaGGAGAATGCCACAGCGGCAACAGagacgaggagcagcagcagcagccagcaggaatTGATTGTAGAAAAACCCATGGAAAACCAAGCAAGCCTCGAAATTGTAACGCCCGAGGCTGTGGATAGCCAAGAGCTGCCCTCAATCGGGGAACAATCCCAGCCCTCAGCGACCGCAACTGCCGCCACAACGAACTCCACGCCCGCAGATGTGAATATATTCAATGTGCCCGCAGAGCTGGAGGAACTGGAGCTGCCTGTGGCGCCCACCCAGCCAACAGTCTCCTCGGCACCTGTTACACCCACTCTGGTGGAGTCGCCCAGCGATGTGGAAGCCACAACAATGGCGCCCAGCTCCAGCGAATTGCCGCACAACGCTGAACTGGCCATCGAGGACAGCAATCCCGCCAATTGGGAGAGTCTGGACAATCTGTTGACCACCACAGTGGCCTCCATAACCGCAGGAGGTagtgcagccgctgccgctgcagcagccgtggcgggcaatggaaatgggaacCATTTGGGTGTAGGCGTTGGCGTAGGCACtgccggagctggagcaggcggCATTGGATCCAATGTGAATCTGCAACAGAAGCTAACGAATGGCGCGCAGTCGGAGAGTGTATTCATACGCCTCTCCAATCGCATCAAG GCGCTCGAGAGGAACATGTCGCTGTCTGGGCAGTATCTGGAGGAGCTGTCGCGCCGCTACAAGAagcaggtggaggagctgcagcagacgcTTACGCAACAGACGCTGACGGTGCGCTCGCTGGAGGACCAGAGCAGGCGATACatcgagcaggagcagctctaCCAGCAGCAAAGTGCCGAGCTGGCCGGCGAGGTGCGTGCGCTGAGCTACCAAGTGCAGGCCTGCATTctcgtcatcatcattgtgGGCAGCTTTATCTTTCTGATGCTCGTGCTGGGCACTGTCTACTACCGCAAGTTGCGCCGCCAGACGCAGCAGCTCAAGGAGGATCAGCCATCCAGCCAGGCTAGGGCAGCCAAACCGAAGCTGGATCGTCGCAAATCCTACGAACAGATGCTCAACCAGCCCTCGCCCAAGCAGCGCCGACCCAGCGAGGAGGCAATGCTCATACTGAAGGACTGCGGCGATAGCCAGCATGTGGGTGGCTGCCAGGAGctggccagcaggcagcgcaaGATATCCGTGTGctatggcagcaacaacaacattgctGCCAATATGATGAGTGGAAATCCCAATCTACGAGCCTCGCTGCATCGCCGCAAGGGCGCGAAACATTCGTGGCACAACAGCTTGGACACGACGGAGATGCAAGCCAGTGCCGGCGAGCAGCTGGACACGTTCTTCGATGCGG ACACTCTAAAGAGCctgaagcagcagccgtcGTCATCGTTGTCGGGTGGTATGAAGGCCAGCAAAAAGAAGTCGCTGCAACAGCAGTTGGCGCTCAAGCGGCAGGAGTCGGCGCCGGCTAGCATGATGCAGAATGAGCTGGCCCTGGAGGAGGAGCCCACATCGCAGAGCGATTTCGATGAGAGTCTAATGCTGGACGATGATGATTTGGCCAACTTTATACCCACCAGCGATCTGGCCTACAACGAGTTCATGCCAGAGGGTCCCTCCGGCTACCTCGTGCTGGATGCGGTCGATGGCAAGTCCAATGGCgcggagcagccgcagctgcagaagcaggCAACCAAGAAGTCGCGAAGGCTGTCCTCGCCTGCCTTCTTCAAGTCGCCGTTCAGCAAGAGCAAGAACAAGGGCGGCAGCTTCAATGGCTTTGGCGGCATCAAGAACAGCCATTCGGTGCACGAGTCCACCTCATGGGAGTGGTATCGCCTGAAGCGCAgcgagaagcagcaacagcagcagccgcatcatcATTCAAAGCAGACCAAAAGTCTGCCCAATTCCAGCCTGGATAGCTCCTCGCTGTCCGAGGTGAATTTTCCACTCAATTCGAACTCCAATTCGACACAAAACTCATTTCGCATACTCGGCGAGGCCATACGCTCCTCGGGGGAGTGCAGCAGCATAACACCGAATGGTAATGGCCAAgcgggtggcagcagcagcggcagcaacagcggcggcagcaccacctcctccaccacgaagaagaagcagcgcgcttttaataatttatttcgcAAAGTTTTTTGA
- the LOC117901596 gene encoding eEF1A lysine and N-terminal methyltransferase homolog has product MNLLPKTREEFAQTDYWNEFFKKRGEKAFEWYGEYLDLCDQIHKYIKPVDKILMLGCGNSKLSMDMYDTGFRDITNIDISPVAVKKMLEQNARTRPDMKFLQMDATAMTFPDESFSVALDKGTLDALFVDDAVETRAVVENYFKEILRTMRNGGRYVCISLLQEHILNFLLDFLPRHNCMLRIVHCLGVEQANKEKNADDAMKLPVFVVVATKFKSLPMPILEFGLGNDKMQRFTESSELSNAVSSVQKAALVCNGLARSSIAGHDEVTLDLYRPSENTPRYSIYILDQPAARGLGKYAAFIVPQGREVEWLFGTPAGRKKLQASAKFQRLAVITLHRDQVYNTLDEVKAELGDTVTSLAPFGLNEQIPYLSLGSDVGKRETLISGFSKISGEFRIEEVAAGGKTLRRLIFLSNQFVVQSEALVKTIKIKGKKERKKIDFGYLACQHHLYMSVGVQLATTLQNPKKNEQKDVLVIGLGGGGLCSFLHGALPHSRITAVEIDPIMLEVAEQYFELKQDKRFHVVIDDGLAFVERCRNEDIHFDAVLFDVDSKDLSLGMSCPPQGFLAHDVLLHIKEIIGPKGLFMLNLVCRDETLKAEAMANLQKVFPAVCSYKLEEDINEVVYCANDEKYKTVEHWQKAMGTAGRGLNTAIKEHKLANEDALEVADFLSELKI; this is encoded by the exons ATGAATTTATTGCCAAAGACACGCGAAGAGTTCGCGCAAACCGACTACTGGAACGAGTTCTTCAAGAAGCGTGGCGAAAAGGCCTTTGAATG GTATGGCGAATATCTGGACCTATGCGATcagatacacaaatacattaAGCCGGTGGACAAGATTCTGATGCTGGGATGCGGCAACTCCAAACTGAGCATGGACATGTATGACACGGGATTCAG AGACATAACCAACATTGATATTTCGCCGGTGGCTGTGAAGAAGATGTTGGAACAAAATGCGCGCACGCGTCCGGACATGAAGTTCCTGCAAATGGATGCCACAGCCATGACATTTCCCGACGAGAGTTTCTCTGTGGCCCTGGACAAGGGCACATTGGATGCGCTATTTGTGGATGATGCCGTGGAAACTCGAGCTGTGGTGGAGAACTATTTCAAAGAGATTTTACGTACCATGAG GAATGGCGGTCGCTATGTGTGCATATCCTTGCTGCAGGAGCACATCCTCAATTTTCTGCTGGACTTTCTGCCCCGTCACAATTGCATGCTGCGCATCGTACACTGTTTGGGCGTGGAGCAGGCCAACAAGGAGAAGAATGCCGATGATGCCATGAAGCTGCCAGTTTTTGTGGTCGTTGCCACAAAATTTAAGAGTCTTCCCATGCCC ATTTTGGAATTCGGTTTGGGCAACGATAAAATGCAAAGGTTTACGGAATCTTCGGAGCTAAGCAACGCCGTGTCTTCCGTGCAAAAAGCCGCCCTGGTATGCAATGGCTTGGCCCGCTCCAGCATTGCCGGACACGATGAGGTGACGCTGGATCTGTATCGACCCTCGGAGAATACTCCGCGCTATAGCATATACATTTTGGATCAGCCGGCAGCCAGAGGCCTGGGCAAATATGCGGCATTTATTGTGCCGCAGGGCAGAGAAGTTGAGTGGCTCTTTGGCACGCCCGCGGGACGCAAGAAGTTGCAGGCATCGGCCAAGTTTCAACGCCTGGCGGTAATTACGCTGCATCGCGATCAAGTCTACAATACCCTCGACGAGGTCAAGGCAGAGCTGGGCGACACCGTCACTAGTTTGGCTCCGTTTGGACTTAACGAACAGATTCCATATCTATCGCTGGGCAGCGACGTGGGCAAGCGGGAGACACTGATCAGTGGCTTCTCCAAGATATCCGGCGAGTTTCGCATCGAGGAAGTGGCAGCCGGTGGCAAAACGTTGCGGCGTCTAATATTTCTCAGCAATCAGTTTGTTGTGCAATCAGAGGCGCTGGTAAAGACAA TTAAAATCAAGGGCAAAAAGGAGCGCAAGAAGATTGACTTTGGTTATTTGGCCTGTCAGCATCACTTGTACATGTCCGTGGGCGTTCAACTGGCCACAACGCTGCAGAATCCCAAGAAGAATGAACAAAAAGATGTGCTAGTCATTGGACTCGGCGGCGGTGGACTGTGCAGCTTTCTACATGGCGCGCTACC TCATTCACGCATTACGGCTGTGGAGATCGATCCCATAATGCTGGAGGTGGCTGAGCAATATTTCGAACTGAAGCAGGACAAACGCTTCCATGTGGTCATTGACGATGGTCTGGCCTTTGTGGAGCGCTGTCGTAATGAAG ACATCCACTTTGATGCCGTCCTGTTCGATGTGGACAGCAAAGATCTCAGCTTGGGCATGAGCTGTCCACCACAAGGCTTTCTAGCCCACGATGTGCTCCTGCACATCAAGGAGATTATTGGACCCAAGGGTCTGTTCATGCTCAATCTGGTGTGTCGTGATGAGACGCTCAAAGCGGAGGCCATGGCCAATTTGCAAAAGGTTTTCCCGGCCGTCTGCAGCTacaagctggaggaggacaTCAACGAGGTGGTCTACTGTGCCAACGATGAAAAGTACAAAACGGTGGAGCACTGGCAAAAGGCCATGGGCACCGCAGGCCGTGGCCTAAACACGGCCATCAAAGAGCACAAGCTGGCCAATGAGGATGCGCTCGAAGTGGCAGACTTCCTCAGCGAATTGAAGATATAG